The Persephonella sp. KM09-Lau-8 nucleotide sequence GGGAATTTCTTGGGTAAATTTTGATTAAAATCAATTCTAAAATATACCAAATAACATATTTTAATAACATATAAGGGTTTATAAATGGAAGAAAAAAACAGATTTGTCATCTGGGGTAGAAACCCCATAATAGAGGCTCTAAGGGCAGGTAAGAGTATAGAAAAAATTCTGATGGCACATGATACTCACCTGCCTAAAGAACTAATCAAACTTGCAGAAAAGAATAAGATCAAGATACAAAAAGTTCCAAGAAAAAAAGTTGAAGAGATAGCAGGGACAAAGAAAACTCAAGGAGTAGTAGCCCTGCTAAGCCCTATTCAATACTGGAATGATAATGACCTCATTGATGAGGTTATTGAAAAAGAGGGAGTTTTGCTGGTAATGGATCATATCACAGACCCTCAAAACGTAGGGAATATGATACGTACAGCTGAAGTCTTCGGCGTTAATGGCATTGTTATCCCCAGAGAAAGAAGTTCCCCTATAAATGAAGTTGTTGTAAAAGCATCAACAGGCGCTGTTTTCCATATTCCAATAACAAAAGTAGGTAGTCTCAGACAATTCTTAGAAAGATTTAAGAAAAAAGGCGGCTGGGTAATGGCCGTGGAAAAAGGAGGAAAACCTATCCATAAACTTAGCTTTCCTTTTCCTCTGGCAGTGGTATTAGGTTCCGAAGGAAAAGGCGTTTCAAAATCTGTTATGGACACAGCAGATTTAGTGGCAACTATACCTATGAAAGGCAAAGTTACTTCTTTAAATGTGTCGTCTGCAACAGCAATAGCTTTGTGGGAGGTGGCAAAACAGCACTGGATCGAGAGATGATTTAAGTCATAAAAATTTTGATTTTGTAATAAAGATAGTGCAAAATAAATAAGATAATGTGTTTGTTAGAAATAACTAACGTACATATTAAAGAGGAGGTATAAAATGGCTGAAGAGAAAGTTAGCAGACGGGATTTCCTCCTGTATGCAATGGGAGGATGGGCTGCTGTAGGGCTTGGTGGCGTGTTATATGCCATGTATAAGACATGGGAGCCTTTACCAGAAGTAAAGGCAGCAGGTATTGTTAGATTTGACCTTTCAAAAGTAGCACCTGGACAGCTAAAAGTTGTTCAGTGGAGAGGGAAACCTGTATTTGTTCTACACAGAACTCCTGATATGGAAAAATGTGATAACAGAACCATAGCAGGAAAATACACAGTCGTTGTTGGAATATGTACACACCTGGGATGTATTCCAAACTGGGAAGCTGATAGAAAAATATTTAAATGTCCTTGTCACGGTGGAGAATTTGATGCCTGCGGAGTAAATATATTTGGTCCTCCTCCAAGACCTCTTGATATTCCTCCATTCAAGCTGGAAGGAAACACCATTGTTTTAGGGGAAACAGGCCCCGAATATGAAAAAATGATGAAAGGTTAGGAGGATAGGTGATGGAGAAAAAAGGCGGATTAATGGAATGGCTTGATAAAAGACTCGCCGTCAATGCTTTATGGCGAGTATTAATGTCTGAATATTATATTCCTAAAAATATTAACTGGCTATGGAGTTCTGGAGTTTTAACAATACTTGTTTTTGCTATTCTTGTGGTGTCTGGAATATTTGTTCTCATGTATTACAAACCGGATGCAGAACTTGCCTTTGATAGTGTTAATAAAACTCTTATGTTAGATGTTTCTTATGGATGGGTGTTTAGACATGTTCATGCTGTTGCTGCATCTATAATGTTCCTTGTTTTATTTATCCATATGGGCAGAGGTATATATTATGGTTCATATAAAGCTCCAAGAGAAGTTCTTTGGGTAACAGGTTTTATCCTGTTTGTATTAATGTCTGCTACAGCTTTCACAGGGTATCTTCTTCCTTGGGGACAGATGTCTTACTGGGCTGCTCAAACTATTACAACATTATTCTCTAAAATCCCATTTATTGGACCAGACCTGGTTATCTGGATTAGAGGTAACTATATCGTTGCTGATGCAACACTGACAAGATTTTTTGCATTACACGTAACATTACTACCAGCTCTCATAGCTGTATTCACTGCAATCCACCTGTATGCTCTTAGAATAGTTGGTTCTAACAACGAAGATGGAATTCCTATGACAAAAGAAGAAAAGAAAGAAAAAGGTATTCCTTTCTGGCCTGTATTTATGTCTAAAGAATACTTCATTATGTCATTATTCCTGTTTTTCTTCTTCTATCTTGTATTCTTTAACTACAACTTTGCTATGGACCCAATTAACTTCCAGCCAGCTGACTATTTACAAACACCACCTCATATTTACCCTGAATGGTATTTCCTTTCATTCTATGAAGTTTTAAGAGGATTTTTCTTCAGTGAAACACTTGGTCTTATAGGATTCGTATTATCAATGTTTATACCTCTATTTTTACCATGGTTGGACACATCTCCATATCCTTATATAAGTGGAAAACATAGACCACTGTTTAAAATTATGTGGTGGATTTTTGTTGCAGACTTTGTAGCATTAACAATACTTGGTAAGCTGCCACCAACAGGATTATTTGCATGGCTTGGATTTATAACATCTATTATTTATTTCCTATTCTTCTTTTCACTCCCAATTATCTCAGCTATTGAGAAAAGAAAGGCAGCTTCTGGAGGTGGGCAATAATGAAGGATTTAAAAATATTTATAGTTATAGCTATTATTGTTGGAATAACATATTGGGGTATAGAACCTCTGGCACATGGTATAATGCACAAACATATTGAAGAAGCTATTGAAAAATACAATTTGCCTGACTATAAGTTTTCCGACCTTGGACCAGCACCTTCATTAAGCGGAAATGCAGAGCAGGGTAAACAAAACTTCCAGATGTTCTGTGCATCATGTCACGGACTAAAAGCCGATGGTATCAAAGCTCCAATGGATCCAAAAACTGCAGCTGCATCTTTTGGAGTAGTTCCTCCTGACCTTTCTAATATTGCTTCATTTACAGATGAAAACTTCTTATTCCACTTTATCAAAGACCCTGCAAAAGCTTCCGAATTCAAAAAAATATCAATGCCTGCTATGGGGCTTAATGACCAACAAATAGCTGATATCATCGCTTATCTCAAATCAACAGCTAAGAAATTGGAAGGAAAAGAACTTGTTAAAGAAGCCTGCGGAAGATGTCATAGCATTAAATATCAAAAAGTATATGCAGATACTCCTCCAGAAAACCTGAAAAAATACCTTGGTAAAGTTCCACCAGATTTATCTATTATTATTAAAGCTAAAGGTAAGGAGTATTTAGAAGCATTTATAAATAAACCTCAAGCCCTTCTACCTGGAACCTCAATGCCAAGAGTAGGATTAAGTAAAGAAGCTACGGAAGAAACTCTTAAATACTTAGAGGAAATTGCAGACCCTCACAAAGAACAAAGACAAAAAGTTGGAATTATCGTTCTGGCCTATATGCTTGTTATGATTGGTCTTACATACGCTTGGAAGAGAAAAATCTGGAAAAACCTTCACTAATATAGAAGGGGGAGATTATCCCCCTTTTTTCTTTCTTTATATTTTTTAGAAATAACTATTTAGCAAATTAAGGAAAGAGTTAAATAAATAAATAATCCCTACTGAATTCTGTTATGTCTGCCAATACTCTGATATACACATCTGCCTATCTAATAAAGACCATTTTTTTATTTTATTTTTTCTCTGAATTAGTTTCTT carries:
- a CDS encoding Rieske 2Fe-2S domain-containing protein; protein product: MAEEKVSRRDFLLYAMGGWAAVGLGGVLYAMYKTWEPLPEVKAAGIVRFDLSKVAPGQLKVVQWRGKPVFVLHRTPDMEKCDNRTIAGKYTVVVGICTHLGCIPNWEADRKIFKCPCHGGEFDACGVNIFGPPPRPLDIPPFKLEGNTIVLGETGPEYEKMMKG
- a CDS encoding cytochrome bc complex cytochrome b subunit — encoded protein: MEKKGGLMEWLDKRLAVNALWRVLMSEYYIPKNINWLWSSGVLTILVFAILVVSGIFVLMYYKPDAELAFDSVNKTLMLDVSYGWVFRHVHAVAASIMFLVLFIHMGRGIYYGSYKAPREVLWVTGFILFVLMSATAFTGYLLPWGQMSYWAAQTITTLFSKIPFIGPDLVIWIRGNYIVADATLTRFFALHVTLLPALIAVFTAIHLYALRIVGSNNEDGIPMTKEEKKEKGIPFWPVFMSKEYFIMSLFLFFFFYLVFFNYNFAMDPINFQPADYLQTPPHIYPEWYFLSFYEVLRGFFFSETLGLIGFVLSMFIPLFLPWLDTSPYPYISGKHRPLFKIMWWIFVADFVALTILGKLPPTGLFAWLGFITSIIYFLFFFSLPIISAIEKRKAASGGGQ
- a CDS encoding c-type cytochrome, which produces MKDLKIFIVIAIIVGITYWGIEPLAHGIMHKHIEEAIEKYNLPDYKFSDLGPAPSLSGNAEQGKQNFQMFCASCHGLKADGIKAPMDPKTAAASFGVVPPDLSNIASFTDENFLFHFIKDPAKASEFKKISMPAMGLNDQQIADIIAYLKSTAKKLEGKELVKEACGRCHSIKYQKVYADTPPENLKKYLGKVPPDLSIIIKAKGKEYLEAFINKPQALLPGTSMPRVGLSKEATEETLKYLEEIADPHKEQRQKVGIIVLAYMLVMIGLTYAWKRKIWKNLH
- the rlmB gene encoding 23S rRNA (guanosine(2251)-2'-O)-methyltransferase RlmB; its protein translation is MEEKNRFVIWGRNPIIEALRAGKSIEKILMAHDTHLPKELIKLAEKNKIKIQKVPRKKVEEIAGTKKTQGVVALLSPIQYWNDNDLIDEVIEKEGVLLVMDHITDPQNVGNMIRTAEVFGVNGIVIPRERSSPINEVVVKASTGAVFHIPITKVGSLRQFLERFKKKGGWVMAVEKGGKPIHKLSFPFPLAVVLGSEGKGVSKSVMDTADLVATIPMKGKVTSLNVSSATAIALWEVAKQHWIER